The segment GCCACCGCGAAAGCCGGGCCCGGGCTGGGTCCGCGGCGGAGCCTCCCGGTTCACCAGCATCACGCCGTCGACGACACGCACCTTGTGGGAGTGCACGTCGGCGGGGATGGTGAGCTCGGCCAGCTTGCGGGGGCGGGCGGGGTCGCTGACGTCGACGATCGTCGTCCCGTGGGGCGCCTTCATGTGGGCGACGTAGGCCCTCGTGCCGCTGACCACGACCTGACCACCGCCCGGGCAGTCGAGAAAGCCGACGGACCGCAGACCGCGCGCCTGTGCCATGTCTCGCTCCTGCTTACCAGAGCTCGCGGGAGGCCAGGCGGGCGCCGGCGGCCAGGCTCGCCAGCTTGGCCCACACGATGTCGGGATCCACGGCGGCCTGGCCCACCCACGTGCCGAATCCACAGTCCGTACCCGCGATGACGTTGTCACGGCCGACCAGTCGCGCGTAGCGCCCGATGCGCTCGGCGACGAGCTCGGGATGCTCGATGAAATTGGTGGTGGAATCGATGACGCCGGGGATGATGACCTTGCCGGCCGGCAGCTTCACGCGCTCGAAGACTTTCCACTCGTGGCCGTGACGGGGATTGGCGGCCTCGAAGGAGATGCCGTTCGGTCGGGCCGTGAAGACGACGTCGATGATGTCGGCCAGCGGGACGTCGTGGTGGTGCGGGCCTTCGTAGTTGCCCCAGCACAGGTGCAGGCGCGCCTGGTCCGGCGGGACGTTGGCCAGGGCGTGGTTGAGAGCCTCGATGTGCAGGCGGGCCATGCGCCGGAAGTCGTCGAGGGAGAGGGCGGCGAACTGGATGTGGCGGCCCATGGCCAGGTCCGGGCAGTCGACCTGGAGCACGATCCCGGCCCGGGCCACGGTCTCGTACTCGTGCCGCATGGCCTCGGCGATGGCGAAGAGATAGGTCTCGTGGCTGGGGTAGTGATCGTTGCGGAAGAACAGGGAGACGACCCCCGGCGAGGCGGCGGTGAGGAAGGCCTCGGCGGCCCCGGCCTGGGCCAGCGCCGCTTTCAGATTGTCGACGTCGACCTGGGCCGCGCTGGCGTCGCGCACGCTGATGGGCCCCGTGCAGGCCGGCGTCTTGCGCCGGGACCGGCCGGGATCGCCGAACACACGGCGGGCCATGCCCGGAAAGTCGACCAGATCCTGATACTGCAGGGGCTGGCTGGTGCCGTCGAACCCGTTCAGCCGGTCCTTGATGTAGGTGGCGTAGCTCGGCTTGCTGAGCTCGCCGTCGTTGACGACGTCGAGGCCGGCCTGGACCTGCTTACCCACCACCTCGGCCACCCCGGCGCGGACGCGCGCGCCGACCGCCGGGGCGTCGACGGGCACGCCTTCCTCCCTGGCGAACATCATCCGGATCAGGTCGTCCGGGCGGGGGAGGCTGCCCGTGTGCGTGGTGAGGACGTGTGTCGTGCTGCGTCGCATGTCAGTCGAACACGACGGTGCGATTGCCGCAGGGCAGGACCCGGCCCTGGAGGTGCAAGTGTACGGCCCGCGCCAGCACGATGCGCTCGAGGTCCCGGCCTTTGCGCACGAGGTCTTCCACGGTCTCCCGGTGGCTGACCCTGATCGTGTCCTGCTCGATGATGGGCCCCTCGTCGACGAGTGCGGTCACATAGTGGCTGCTGGCGCCGATGATCTTGACGCCGCGGGCATGGGCCTGCGCGTAGGGCCGGGCGCCGCTGAACGCGGGCAGGAACGAGTGGTGGATATTGATGATCCGGTTCGGGAACCGGGCGATGAAGTCGGGCGTGAGGATCTGCATGTACCGCGCGAGGACGACGAGGTCCGCGCGGAGGTCGGCCAGCAGCGCGAGCTCCTGATCCTCTTGCCGCCGTTTGGTCTCGGCCGTGATCGGGAAGACGTGGAAGGGAATCCGGTAGCGCTCGGCGATGGGTCCGAGATCGGGGTGGTTGCTCACGACAGCCACGACCTCGGTGGACAGCTCCCCGATGGCATGGCGGTGCAGCAGGTCGACCAGACAATGGTCCAGCCGCGACACGAAGATGGCCGTGCGCAGCGGCCGGTCCGAGAACCGCACCTCCCAGCGCATCTCCAGCTCGTCGGCCAGGCGCGTGAAGGCGCGCGCGGTCTCGGGCGGCGACAGCCGGAAGCCGTCGAGGTCCCATTCGACCCGGGACAAAAACAATCCCGTCTCGAAGTCGATGTGGTGGTCGGCGTGCAGGATGTTCCCCTGGTGGCGGAAGATGAACTCGGAGATGCGGTAGACGAGCCCTTTCTGGTCTTTGCCCGTGACGATCAGGGTGGCCGTCTGCCTCACGTCGTCGCTCTATAACACAGATCCTTCCTCCTTGCGATCCCGGAACCGGCTCGGTATAGTCTCGCCCACTCGAGTCGCGTGTCTTTCGCCGGGGCGCCTGCCGCTCATCCGCCCCAATGCACGGAAAGGAGCGCACCAGTGATCTACGAGATCCGCACCTATCGCATCGCCCCCGGGAGCCTGGCCGAAGTGGAGAAGCGGTTCGGCGAAGCCTACGAGTACCGCAAGAAGTACTCGGAGCTCACCGCCTTTCTGCACACCGAGATCGGGCCGCTCAACGAGATCGTGCACATCTGGGGGTACCAGGACCTGGCCGAGCGCGCGCGCATCCGGGCCGAGGCGGCCAAGGACGCGAACTGGCCGCCCAAGATCGGTGAGTTCATCCGCGAGATGCGCTCGGAGATCGTGGCGCCCTTCGCGTTCCTGCCTCCGGTGCGTCCCGGCAAGGTCGGCCCGATCTTCGAGCTCCGCTACTACACCCTCAAGCCCGGCACGCTGCCCGATCTGGCCAAGGGCTGGGAGGCCAAGATCCCGGAGCGCACGAAGCTGTCGCCCCTGGTGCTGGCCGGCCCGGTGGAGTTCGGCAAGGCCAACGGCTTCATCCACATCTGGGCGTACGCCGGCCTCGATCAGCGGGCCAAGGTCCGCGACGAGGCGCGGGCCAAGGGCGTGTGGCCGCCGCCGGGCGGCGGCGACCGGCTGCTCACGCAGGAGAACAAGGTCCTGCTTCCCGCGGCGTTCTCCCCGCTGCAGTAACGTCGCCTCGTTGCCAGGCGCCGGCCGCATCGGGCCGGCGCCTGGCGCGCTCACCCCAGCGGTCCCTGGAATACCTGATCCACGTAGGTGTCGGAGAGCGGCTCCAGGGTCTGGGGCCATACCGCCGTGACGGCGCGCCGCTGGCCGGGCGTGCGGACCCGTCCGTCCCAGCCCACCTGCTCCATGTAGTAATAGAGCTGGAGGCAGTGTCCGTCGGGATCCACGGCGAACGCCGCGTAGTCGATGCCGGGATACAGCTCGGGCGGGATCGCGTCGATGAAAGTCACCCCCTGCGACTTCAGGAAGGCGACCGCCTCGCGCAGCTGCGTGTAGCTGCCCACCTCGATGCCGAAGGACATGCACGTCGTGTGCTCGGCGAGCCCGAGCCGGGCCCGGAGCTCCTTGGGAAAAAGCCCCAGGCTGTGGTGCTCGGCGCCGCAGCGGAGGAACACGCAGCGCGCCCCGCCGTAGCTCGTCGCCTCGGTGGTCACGAACCCCAGGCGCTCGGTGTAGAAGCGCTCGGCGCGCTCGACGTCGCTCACGAAGAGCCCGACCGGACCGGTCTTCGTGATCTTGAAGGGCCGGGGCAGCCACACGCCTTCCACGTCGTAGGTCTCGGGCAGCGCCTCGCGCGAGCGGTGGCCGGAGAAGATGTCCAGCCCCTTGTCCAGAGCCTCGGCGACCTCAGAACTCTCCGACATCTGGGGCAGCGACGGGCTCTCGCGAAAGCCGCGATAGTACATGGCCACCGGCTTGCTCATCTGCTGCCAGCCGATCTGCTCGATGCCGTAATAGAGCTCGCTGGTGTGGCCGTCGCGATCGTACACGTAGACGTGCCAGTT is part of the Candidatus Methylomirabilota bacterium genome and harbors:
- a CDS encoding NIPSNAP family protein codes for the protein MIYEIRTYRIAPGSLAEVEKRFGEAYEYRKKYSELTAFLHTEIGPLNEIVHIWGYQDLAERARIRAEAAKDANWPPKIGEFIREMRSEIVAPFAFLPPVRPGKVGPIFELRYYTLKPGTLPDLAKGWEAKIPERTKLSPLVLAGPVEFGKANGFIHIWAYAGLDQRAKVRDEARAKGVWPPPGGGDRLLTQENKVLLPAAFSPLQ
- a CDS encoding cobalamin-independent methionine synthase II family protein, encoding MRRSTTHVLTTHTGSLPRPDDLIRMMFAREEGVPVDAPAVGARVRAGVAEVVGKQVQAGLDVVNDGELSKPSYATYIKDRLNGFDGTSQPLQYQDLVDFPGMARRVFGDPGRSRRKTPACTGPISVRDASAAQVDVDNLKAALAQAGAAEAFLTAASPGVVSLFFRNDHYPSHETYLFAIAEAMRHEYETVARAGIVLQVDCPDLAMGRHIQFAALSLDDFRRMARLHIEALNHALANVPPDQARLHLCWGNYEGPHHHDVPLADIIDVVFTARPNGISFEAANPRHGHEWKVFERVKLPAGKVIIPGVIDSTTNFIEHPELVAERIGRYARLVGRDNVIAGTDCGFGTWVGQAAVDPDIVWAKLASLAAGARLASRELW
- the purU gene encoding formyltetrahydrofolate deformylase, whose amino-acid sequence is MRQTATLIVTGKDQKGLVYRISEFIFRHQGNILHADHHIDFETGLFLSRVEWDLDGFRLSPPETARAFTRLADELEMRWEVRFSDRPLRTAIFVSRLDHCLVDLLHRHAIGELSTEVVAVVSNHPDLGPIAERYRIPFHVFPITAETKRRQEDQELALLADLRADLVVLARYMQILTPDFIARFPNRIINIHHSFLPAFSGARPYAQAHARGVKIIGASSHYVTALVDEGPIIEQDTIRVSHRETVEDLVRKGRDLERIVLARAVHLHLQGRVLPCGNRTVVFD
- a CDS encoding VOC family protein, producing MPKDTDLGDTCGYFTRHGTDHHAFVIFNRKVLAHRPDRRRFGPDVTINQITWQCGSLKEIVDAHAYFQDAAIPIQRAGRDMPGSNWHVYVYDRDGHTSELYYGIEQIGWQQMSKPVAMYYRGFRESPSLPQMSESSEVAEALDKGLDIFSGHRSREALPETYDVEGVWLPRPFKITKTGPVGLFVSDVERAERFYTERLGFVTTEATSYGGARCVFLRCGAEHHSLGLFPKELRARLGLAEHTTCMSFGIEVGSYTQLREAVAFLKSQGVTFIDAIPPELYPGIDYAAFAVDPDGHCLQLYYYMEQVGWDGRVRTPGQRRAVTAVWPQTLEPLSDTYVDQVFQGPLG